The following are encoded together in the Oncorhynchus nerka isolate Pitt River linkage group LG25, Oner_Uvic_2.0, whole genome shotgun sequence genome:
- the zgc:172121 gene encoding uncharacterized protein zgc:172121 isoform X2, with protein sequence MDKTDILTTLMDVGRGPLIVDGGLATELESTGCKLQGDPLWSARLLHTNPQAIKDAHYRFLCAGADVITTATYQASVEGFIRHLDVTPEQANRLIMSGVTLAREAVKHFMADQLPSDRSVPLVAGSVGPYGAFMHNGSEYTGAYAAEMSVERIQQYIQPASQLQTTCNHGSPGPPQPGYSPMGSSETSTSRRDHLRPPHPDGIIEDLHIQTGSSETSTSRRDHLRPPHPDGIIEDLHIQTGSSETSTSRRDHLRPPHPDGIIEDLHIQTGSSETSTTGFFTYEDLHIQTGSSRTSTSRTSTSRRDH encoded by the exons ATGGACAAAACGGATATTCTAACAACTTTAATGGATGTTGGTCGGGGTCCACTTATTGTAGATGGTGGACTGGCAACAGAACTGGAATCAACAGGTTGTAAATTACAG GGAGATCCTTTGTGGAGTGCAAGGCTGCTCCATACTAACCCACAGGCTATTAAAGATGCTCATTACAG GTTTCTGTGTGCTGGTGCCGATGTGATAACTACAGCCACGTACCAGGCTAGTGTTGAGGGCTTCATCAGGCACCTGGATGTCACCCCTGAACAGGCCAACCGACTCATCATGTCAGGAGTGACTCTGGCCAGAGAGGCTGTCAAACACTTTATGGCTGACCAGCTTCCATCAG ATCGCAGTGTGCCTCTGGTGGCAGGCTCTGTTGGACCTTACGGGGCCTTTATGCACAACGGCTCGGAGTACACTGGCGCTTACGCTGCGGAGATGAGTGTTGAG agaattcagcagtacatccaaccggcctcacaactgcagaccacgtgtaaccacggcagcccaggacctccacaaccgggTTATTCACCtatgggatcatctgagacctccacatccagacgggatcatctgagacctcCACATCCAGACGGGATCATCgaagacctccacatccagacgggatcatctgagacctccacatccagacgggatcatctgagacctcCACATCCAGACGGGATCATCgaagacctccacatccagacgggatcatctgagacctcCACATCCAGACGGGATCACCtaagacctccacatccagacGGGATCATCgaagacctccacatccagacGGGATCATCGGAGACCTCCACAACCGGGTTCTTCACCTATgaagacctccacatccagacGGGAtcatccaggacctccacatccaggacctccacatccagacgGGATCATTga
- the si:ch211-201h21.5 gene encoding inosine-uridine preferring nucleoside hydrolase isoform X2, with product MAQKLVIIDTDAGIDDAQAIMMAAAAPSLQILGITCCFGNTDVDNVCQNVLLVLSVCEHTQIPVFQGAAGPLVGATKAFSDHFGTDGLGDVLEDRDPQWKEKVQREHAVNAMIRLVAANPKQVSLVALGPLTNLALAIRLDPSFQQNLKELVIMGGKGNVSLCGEFNFVMDPESAFIVLEEYLCPTRIASWEYCCRNKLEWEFFEKLINEDTPAGRFMKTITSKCWGYSKEAMLSKRDVYFGPGFVSYDAYAVAACIDSSVVTESIECAVRVELQGELCRGMMVLDQRNKLNKSHRVSVMKTCDLTKFRQLLMASLKQPCRK from the exons ATGGCCCAAAAGCTGGTAATAATCGACACAGATGCAGGTATAGATGACGCCCAGGCGATAATGATGGCCGCGGCCGCTCCAAGCCTGCAGATCCTGGGGATAACATGCTGCTTCGGGAATACTGATGTGGACAACGTCTGTCAGAATGTGCtgctggtgctgtctgtctgtgaacaCACACAG ATTCCAGTGTTCCAGGGTGCTGCTGGTCCCCTGGTGGGGGCCACCAAGGCTTTCAGCGACCACTTTGGGACTGACGGGCTGGGAGATGTGCTGGAGGACAGAGACCCACAGTGGAAGGAGAAGGTCCAGAGAGAACACGCTGTTAATGCCATGATCAGACTGGTAGCTGCCAACCCTAAACAG GTGTCCTTGGTGGCTCTTGGGCCGCTCACCAACCTGGCTCTAGCCATCAGACTGGACCCTTCTTTCCAACAGAACCTGAAGGAGCTCGTCATTATGGGAG GTAAAGGGAATGTATCTTTATGTGGGGAGTTTAACTTTGTGATGGATCCTGAATCTGCCTTCATTGTCCTGGAGGAGTACCTCTGTCCTACACGCATAGCATCATGGGAGTATTGCTGTAGGAATAAACTGGAATGG GAATTCTTTGAAAAACTGATTAACGAGGACACGCCTGCTGGTCGCTTCATGAAGACGATCACGTCCAAGTGTTGGGGTTATTCCAAGGAAGCCATGCTGAGTAAGAGGGATGTGTACTTCGGGCCTGGCTTTGTCTCCTACGATGCTTACGCAGTGGCAGCGTGTATAGACAGCTCTGTGGTGACAGAGAGTATAGAGTGTGCCGTCAGGGTGGAACTACAGGGGGAGCTATGCAGAGGGATGATGGTTCTTGATCAGAGGAACAAGCTGAACAAAAGCCACCGTGTTTCTGTCATGAAGACCTGTGATCTGACCAAGTTCAGGCAGTTACTCATGGCTTCCCTTAAACAACCCTGTAGGAAGTAG
- the zgc:172121 gene encoding homocysteine S-methyltransferase isoform X1 — MDKTDILTTLMDVGRGPLIVDGGLATELESTGCKLQGDPLWSARLLHTNPQAIKDAHYRFLCAGADVITTATYQASVEGFIRHLDVTPEQANRLIMSGVTLAREAVKHFMADQLPSDRSVPLVAGSVGPYGAFMHNGSEYTGAYAAEMSVEELKAWHRPQVQCLVTAGADLIAMETIPSMKEAEALVELLREFPDSKAWLAFSCKDGQCISDSSRFSEAVQLASRSSQLVAVGVNCCPPALVKPLLDSARTQRRPGLGWVVYPNSGEEWDTYTGWRKPENRISSIAELSLEWMKQGCALIGGCCRIGPAHIAALRRQIHGDMSGSDASQQGQGRP, encoded by the exons ATGGACAAAACGGATATTCTAACAACTTTAATGGATGTTGGTCGGGGTCCACTTATTGTAGATGGTGGACTGGCAACAGAACTGGAATCAACAGGTTGTAAATTACAG GGAGATCCTTTGTGGAGTGCAAGGCTGCTCCATACTAACCCACAGGCTATTAAAGATGCTCATTACAG GTTTCTGTGTGCTGGTGCCGATGTGATAACTACAGCCACGTACCAGGCTAGTGTTGAGGGCTTCATCAGGCACCTGGATGTCACCCCTGAACAGGCCAACCGACTCATCATGTCAGGAGTGACTCTGGCCAGAGAGGCTGTCAAACACTTTATGGCTGACCAGCTTCCATCAG ATCGCAGTGTGCCTCTGGTGGCAGGCTCTGTTGGACCTTACGGGGCCTTTATGCACAACGGCTCGGAGTACACTGGCGCTTACGCTGCGGAGATGAGTGTTGAG gaaCTGAAAGCCTGGCACCGCCCCCAGGTCCAATGTCTAGTTACAGCAGGGGCCGATCTCATTGCCATGGAAACCATCCCAAGCATGAAGGAGGCAGAAGCTCTAGTGGAGCTGCTCAGAGAGTTTCCAGATTCTAAAGCATGGCTGGCCTTCTCCTGTAAG GATGGCCAGTGTATATCTGACAGCAGTCGTTTCTCTGAGGCGGTCCAACTGGCCAGTAGGTCCAGTCAGCTGGTGGCTGTAGGGGTGAATTGCTGTCCTCCAGCCCTGGTCAAGCCCCTCCTAGACTCAGCCAGGACACAGAGGAGACCAGGCCTCGGCTGGGTGGTTTACCCCAACAGTGGAGAGGAGTGGGATACATACACTGG GTGGAGAAAACCAGAGAACAGAATATCTTCAATAGCTGAATTAAGTCTGGAGTGGATGAAACAAGGGTGTGCACTTATAG GAGGGTGCTGCCGCATCGGTCCTGCTCACATAGCGGCGCTACGAAGACAGATACATGGAGACATGTCTGGGTCTGATGCTTCACAGCAGGGACAGGGACGACCTTAa
- the si:ch211-201h21.5 gene encoding inosine-uridine preferring nucleoside hydrolase isoform X1 — translation MAQKLVIIDTDAGIDDAQAIMMAAAAPSLQILGITCCFGNTDVDNVCQNVLLVLSVCEHTQIPVFQGAAGPLVGATKAFSDHFGTDGLGDVLEDRDPQWKEKVQREHAVNAMIRLVAANPKQVSLVALGPLTNLALAIRLDPSFQQNLKELVIMGGNMEGKGNVSLCGEFNFVMDPESAFIVLEEYLCPTRIASWEYCCRNKLEWEFFEKLINEDTPAGRFMKTITSKCWGYSKEAMLSKRDVYFGPGFVSYDAYAVAACIDSSVVTESIECAVRVELQGELCRGMMVLDQRNKLNKSHRVSVMKTCDLTKFRQLLMASLKQPCRK, via the exons ATGGCCCAAAAGCTGGTAATAATCGACACAGATGCAGGTATAGATGACGCCCAGGCGATAATGATGGCCGCGGCCGCTCCAAGCCTGCAGATCCTGGGGATAACATGCTGCTTCGGGAATACTGATGTGGACAACGTCTGTCAGAATGTGCtgctggtgctgtctgtctgtgaacaCACACAG ATTCCAGTGTTCCAGGGTGCTGCTGGTCCCCTGGTGGGGGCCACCAAGGCTTTCAGCGACCACTTTGGGACTGACGGGCTGGGAGATGTGCTGGAGGACAGAGACCCACAGTGGAAGGAGAAGGTCCAGAGAGAACACGCTGTTAATGCCATGATCAGACTGGTAGCTGCCAACCCTAAACAG GTGTCCTTGGTGGCTCTTGGGCCGCTCACCAACCTGGCTCTAGCCATCAGACTGGACCCTTCTTTCCAACAGAACCTGAAGGAGCTCGTCATTATGGGAGGTAACATGGAGG GTAAAGGGAATGTATCTTTATGTGGGGAGTTTAACTTTGTGATGGATCCTGAATCTGCCTTCATTGTCCTGGAGGAGTACCTCTGTCCTACACGCATAGCATCATGGGAGTATTGCTGTAGGAATAAACTGGAATGG GAATTCTTTGAAAAACTGATTAACGAGGACACGCCTGCTGGTCGCTTCATGAAGACGATCACGTCCAAGTGTTGGGGTTATTCCAAGGAAGCCATGCTGAGTAAGAGGGATGTGTACTTCGGGCCTGGCTTTGTCTCCTACGATGCTTACGCAGTGGCAGCGTGTATAGACAGCTCTGTGGTGACAGAGAGTATAGAGTGTGCCGTCAGGGTGGAACTACAGGGGGAGCTATGCAGAGGGATGATGGTTCTTGATCAGAGGAACAAGCTGAACAAAAGCCACCGTGTTTCTGTCATGAAGACCTGTGATCTGACCAAGTTCAGGCAGTTACTCATGGCTTCCCTTAAACAACCCTGTAGGAAGTAG